The region CCATAGGCGGAGTAAAGATGCGATTTTCCCGTGGTGGAAGGGGACTTGCTGGGTTGTTTGGTCGGCGCTAGCCATCCACTGGGGTAGCCTTGAGGCTGGGGCCGTGGATGGACGGGCAAGAAGCGACGTATCTCTGGACGTGGTCCCTGGATGATGATGAGTCCTGGGCGTGTCCGTGGAGGCTCTGCTGCTAGAGCGGGAACAGGCAGGGCTGCCACGAGTAGTCCGCCGAACGTGAGGAAGAGGAAAGTTTTCATGATGGAAGCGCTTCCAGTAAAGACAACGGATCTGGCCTAATCATCGGTAAAGCAAAAAAGTCTCCAACTCTACGGCTGCGTGCAAAATTCACTTTCATGCAAAAAGTTACATCCACGTTTGGCGGACTTTTCGATTTAGAAGCACACCAGGGCGAAGCGGATGCATCTGCCCAGCCTGGTCTATCAACCTCATCACCATTATGAAAAAGTCCATCCTCACTCTCCTTGCCGCTTCTGCCCTTTTCGCTGTGAGCTGCAACAAGGAAAAAGCTGCCATCGAAGATCGCAAGGAAGCCACTAAAGACGCGATTGAGGCACAGAAAGATGCCGTTGAAAAAGCGGCTGATGCAGCCAAAGAACAGGCTGATGTGAATGCCAAGATCGAGAAGGCAAACATCGAAGCAAACAAAGAAGCTGCCCAGGCCCAGGCCGAAGCTGACAAAAAGAAAGCTGAAGCTGCCGCAGAAGCTGAAAAAGCCCGCGTGGACGCACAGGCTAAGTAATCGGTTTTACCCTTTTCGACCAAGAATTCCCCGTGATTTGTCTGCCTTTAGGGCTGGGCAAATTGCGGGGTTTTTGCGTTTTGATGGTGTTTTTCAGGGAATAACCAGTGGGACTTCATCTCGCATACCGAAGTTAAGCCTTTGATTATTTATGAAACCATCCTTTTTGTTAAGCTCACGTCTTTGTGCTCTCCTCGTCATGTCGGTTATCCTTCCCAGTTGTGCAAAAGCCCTGGATGGAGACTTTTCGAATCCTGTCGAAATAGGGCTGGTCCAGTGGGGGCGAGATGTGGATGCTGGTTTACTCATGTCGAAGACGACCGGAAAACCTTTGTTTCTGCTTTTTCAAGAGGTGCCAGGATGTTCTGGGTGCCAGAAGTTTGGCCAGGAGGTCTTGAGTGATCCGGCTATGGTCAAAGCCATCGAAAATCATTTCATTCCTGTCTTCATTGCGAATAATCAGCTGGGAAAAGATGCGGCGACGCTGAAGCGTTTTAATGAACCAGCATGGAACTATCAAGTGGTACGGTTTTTAGATGCGAACGGCGCAGACTTAGTTCCACGCAAAGACGGAGTCTGGACCGCCAAACCGCTGGCGCAGCGAATGATCGCGGCATTGGAGAAAGCAGGTCGAAAAACTCCACCCGAGCTTAAGTCGCTCGCGGGTATCAAAGCCGCCATGACTGAAAGAGCGGCTTTTGCTCAATATTGCTTTTGGACGGGAGAGATGAAATTGGGCCAGATCGAAGGTGTGGTCACCACGGAAGCAGGCTTTTATGATGGCCATGAGGTGACCCTTGTGGAATTCGATCCTGGTGTTCTCCCATTCGATGAATTGGTCAAAAAGGCGACGGCGGTTCAATGTGCTGACCGGGTTTATGTGAGTACGGAGGACCAGAAAATCCTGGCCAAAAAAGCGGGTCATCAGCAGGTGAGTGAACTGCAGGCTGGGTACAGAGCCGCCCCTGATTCTGACCAGAAAAAACAGCTTCAGGGCACCCCCTTCGCCAAGCTTGAACTTACGCTAAAGCAGGCGACCAAAGCCAACGCTTATGCACGTAGCCAACCGGCTATCGCGCAGAAATATCTGACGCCTGAACAGGTGAAAAGGCTGCGTTAGCTCTTGATGGGGCTCCCCACGTAAAGCAGGTAGCGCCAGAGATCACCGTAGCCAGTATGGACCTGGCGCGTGAGCGGCTGGAAGTGCTGATTTAGGCACTCCAAAACCTGTCCTTCCATGCGCACATGGTTGACTCCCATCCAGCGGCGGAACCAGCTCCAGCGGCTCTCATGAAAATCAACCACGGCGATGCTGCCGCGCTCGCTGAGGTCTGCCCGGCAGACGCGTAGGACCTCGTCATACCCAGGATTGATCATCGAAAGGGAGTAGCTGAAGACGATGAGATCAAACTTGGGACCCTCAGCGATTGGGGCCTCATAAGCTTGATGCAAAAGTCCGACGCGTGGGCCGAATTCTTTCAGCTTTGGTCGTGCGCGGTCTAGCATATCTTGGGAAAGATCCAGGCCGATGATTTGGGCTTTTGGAAAAGCGCGGGCCAGTTCGACGAGGTTTTTCCCTGTGCCGCAGCCGATTTCTAAAATGCGCTCAGGCATGACCACATGGGCGGCTGCCCGGTGAATCAAGCTCCGGCGACCAAAGAGAAAGGCCCACCGCGTAAGGTCGTAGATCTGCGCATGCCAGCGGTAGTAGCCGGTGAGTGACTTCTGGTTAGGGGCAGCGGTGCTCATGCGATGACATCTGCGAGAAGGGTGCAGCCATAGGTGCCTACGCGGTCTTGCTGGTGCAGGCTATCTGCCAGGGGTTGATTCAGACGCAGGCGCTGGAGGGCGAAGTCTGGGATGAAGTCAATAACGGGGCTGGCGGAACGCATGAGGATGCGGGTGCCAGGACGGCTATTTTCCAAGATGAGTTGCCACTCTTCCGCCAGGGCTAGGGGCTTGTGAGCAGCGAGCCAGTCTTGATGATCTAAAAGAACATAATGAGAGTACTCTGCGGGATTCTCGCGCAGGAAATTGGCCACGGTGCTGCTGTGGGTGGTGATGCGGTCACTGAGAGATTGCAGCAAAGGTTGGTGTTCTTTTTTCAGGTAATTCGGGCAGCAGTCATAGGTATAGCGGCCGGTGAGATAGACCCGCCAAAAGTAGTTGTCTTGGAACGGCACTTCGGTGAGCACATGGGCCATTTTAGACTGAATAAACCCCGTCAATCCACCCGGGAATTGGGTCTCTATGAGGCGGATTTGTGCCCTGGGAACACCTAGCATGGTCATGGCCATGGGTTGCCGCACTAGCCAGGAAACGAGGCCATTCCAAAGTGCTGGTTTGATCTCTTCATAGAGGCGGCGTTGTTCTTCGGGGGTTTCCGATTGTAGAAGTGCCTCCACATATTCACGAACACGGCGGCTGCGTGAAAAGGTCTGAAGGGCGATCCAGGCCATCTGGCCAGCGGTACCACGGTAGTAAAAGGACGGGTTCAGCGGCGTGCTCTGGAAGTAATAATGTTTGGCCTCCCAGTAGCGTCTGGCGAAGGGGTGTAAATCTCCGTGGAGGGAGGCCACTAGGTCTTTGAACTGAAAATGCGAGCCGTGCCCGAAGAGCTGAAAAAGATCGTCAAACTGGCCACGGTGGATCATGGCGATCTTGAGTTGGAGAAGGGCATTTTGGCGTGGGTTCATGTCCACGGCGTGGATCTCAGCCGGGGAGTCTAACAGATAGTCTAGAGCATTGCAGCCTGCGCTGGTGATCATGACCACGCGACTTTCTGGCCGCAGTTCCAGCATTTGGCGGTCCAGTCGTGGATCTTCCCAGCAGGTGTTATAGACGAGGTTGCCACCATGGACCCGGTTGAAAATAACGTCGTGAGCCCTCTGCGCGAGGGGATGAAATGAGGTGCGTGCGACCATGGGCTGCACAGAAAGCCTGAATGTGGCTGCTTGGCAGGCGGCTTCGTGCAACGAATTCGTCAGAGGGCCAGATCAGTCTTTAGAATCTATGTTCCCAGATTTACGGATGGCGCGGAGGAGACGCCAACCTAGGTAAACGCTGATCATGTAACCCAGTGCCCCGAAGACCGACACCCCCCAAAGAAGAGGCTTGGCATTGCTGCTCCAAAGTTGGGATGAACCGAGGAAGATGGCGGCGGTGAGCACACCCAGAACGAGACGGTTGATGATGGGATCTAGATGCCGATGATCGAGATGGACCGTGAGGGTGCCGTCCCGGAAACGTGCCAAGAGATCTGTGAGATCCCGGGGCAGAGCACTGAGCAAGCGATCCCAGTCACGATAAGTGCGGCGGGCGCGCCTAACCAGACGTGTGGGGGAGAGAC is a window of Prosthecobacter dejongeii DNA encoding:
- a CDS encoding VPGUxxT family thioredoxin-like (seleno)protein, type 2, encoding MSVILPSCAKALDGDFSNPVEIGLVQWGRDVDAGLLMSKTTGKPLFLLFQEVPGCSGCQKFGQEVLSDPAMVKAIENHFIPVFIANNQLGKDAATLKRFNEPAWNYQVVRFLDANGADLVPRKDGVWTAKPLAQRMIAALEKAGRKTPPELKSLAGIKAAMTERAAFAQYCFWTGEMKLGQIEGVVTTEAGFYDGHEVTLVEFDPGVLPFDELVKKATAVQCADRVYVSTEDQKILAKKAGHQQVSELQAGYRAAPDSDQKKQLQGTPFAKLELTLKQATKANAYARSQPAIAQKYLTPEQVKRLR
- a CDS encoding class I SAM-dependent methyltransferase, which codes for MSTAAPNQKSLTGYYRWHAQIYDLTRWAFLFGRRSLIHRAAAHVVMPERILEIGCGTGKNLVELARAFPKAQIIGLDLSQDMLDRARPKLKEFGPRVGLLHQAYEAPIAEGPKFDLIVFSYSLSMINPGYDEVLRVCRADLSERGSIAVVDFHESRWSWFRRWMGVNHVRMEGQVLECLNQHFQPLTRQVHTGYGDLWRYLLYVGSPIKS
- a CDS encoding DUF3419 family protein; the protein is MVARTSFHPLAQRAHDVIFNRVHGGNLVYNTCWEDPRLDRQMLELRPESRVVMITSAGCNALDYLLDSPAEIHAVDMNPRQNALLQLKIAMIHRGQFDDLFQLFGHGSHFQFKDLVASLHGDLHPFARRYWEAKHYYFQSTPLNPSFYYRGTAGQMAWIALQTFSRSRRVREYVEALLQSETPEEQRRLYEEIKPALWNGLVSWLVRQPMAMTMLGVPRAQIRLIETQFPGGLTGFIQSKMAHVLTEVPFQDNYFWRVYLTGRYTYDCCPNYLKKEHQPLLQSLSDRITTHSSTVANFLRENPAEYSHYVLLDHQDWLAAHKPLALAEEWQLILENSRPGTRILMRSASPVIDFIPDFALQRLRLNQPLADSLHQQDRVGTYGCTLLADVIA